Proteins encoded in a region of the Syntrophorhabdales bacterium genome:
- a CDS encoding tetratricopeptide repeat protein: MTDLYDQNEIARLVGISESQIRYWDASGIIPHSDKQKGLLYFDFKGLVAFRTAKELIDRGVSLRMIKSCIGKLKKIIPEVEQPLSEVRVTIHDKQIVFSKDNLTFTPDGQLLIDFNVGARQKSDLTADSSEELFFQALECESDNLWEEAVKKYEAILRTHPDHVDAMVNLGNALLELGSPEQAEHYYREALAQDPDHVEANYNLASLFEERGEFGNALLFFRKALQEDPEFADAHFSLALVLDALDKRQAAREHWLCYLELEPHGEWSAKARQRLAEE; this comes from the coding sequence ATGACAGATTTATATGACCAGAATGAAATAGCGCGGCTTGTGGGAATCTCGGAGAGCCAAATTCGTTATTGGGATGCATCCGGCATTATCCCGCATTCGGACAAGCAGAAAGGGCTGCTCTATTTTGACTTCAAGGGGCTCGTCGCTTTTCGCACGGCAAAGGAATTGATTGACAGAGGCGTCTCTTTGCGGATGATAAAGAGCTGTATCGGGAAACTGAAAAAGATCATACCTGAGGTGGAACAACCCCTGTCAGAAGTGCGCGTCACTATCCATGACAAGCAGATCGTCTTCAGCAAGGACAATCTTACCTTTACTCCTGACGGCCAGCTTCTCATAGACTTCAATGTGGGGGCGCGGCAGAAATCAGATCTCACGGCAGATTCCAGCGAGGAGCTTTTCTTTCAGGCGCTCGAGTGCGAGAGTGATAATCTATGGGAAGAAGCTGTAAAGAAATACGAGGCGATTCTGAGGACCCATCCGGACCACGTTGACGCTATGGTTAACCTGGGAAACGCATTACTGGAACTCGGCTCACCTGAACAAGCAGAGCACTATTACAGGGAAGCTCTCGCGCAGGACCCTGACCACGTTGAGGCAAACTACAATCTCGCCAGCCTCTTCGAGGAGCGGGGCGAGTTCGGCAACGCCCTTCTTTTTTTCCGCAAGGCACTGCAGGAAGACCCGGAGTTTGCAGACGCACATTTCAGTCTGGCGCTAGTTCTCGACGCCCTCGATAAAAGGCAGGCCGCGCGCGAGCACTGGCTGTGCTACCTTGAACTCGAGCCGCACGGCGAGTGGTCCGCGAAAGCGCGGCAGCGCCTGGCCGAGGAATAG